One genomic segment of Bombina bombina isolate aBomBom1 chromosome 4, aBomBom1.pri, whole genome shotgun sequence includes these proteins:
- the LOC128657384 gene encoding gastrula zinc finger protein XlCGF49.1-like: protein MPEAAEQEICANISKAGEFTNCNNPSHDQSADASLHLLQNQRRHMGNLCSECGNFFLKKSHHYRNLKIHTGENPFSFSIGGKCFNCKINLVAHQKIYTGEKGFSCSDCGKCFTQKSNLIMHQKTHTGEKGFSCSECGKSFTQKSTLITHQKIHTGEKAFSCSDCGKCFTLKPALINHQKIHTGEKEFSCSDCGKCFSQKSNLITHKKIHTGDKAFSCSDCGKCFIKKSNLIMHQKTHTGERGFSCSECGKCFTRK, encoded by the exons atgccagaagctgcagagcaggaaatatgtgcCAATATAAGtaaag caggtgaattcacaaactgcaataatcctagtcatgatcagagtgcagatgcttctttacatcttcttcaaaatcaaagacGCCACATGGGCAatttgtgttctgaatgtgggaattTTTTTCTTAAGAAATCTCATCATTATAGAAAtttgaaaattcatacaggagaaaatccATTTTCCTTTTCTATAGGCGGGAAAtgttttaactgtaaaataaatcttgttgctcatcagaaaatttatacaggagaaaaaggattttcatgttctgactgtgggaaatgttttactcagaaatcaaatcttattatgcatcagaaaactcatacaggggagaaaggattttcatgttctgaatgcgggaaaagttttactcagaaatcaactcttattacgcatcagaaaattcatacaggcgagaaagcattttcatgttctgactgtggaaaatgttttactctaaAACCAGCTCTTATtaaccatcagaaaattcataccggggagaaagaattttcatgttctgactgtgggaaatgtttttctcagaaatcaaatcttattacgcataagaaaattcatacaggtgataaagcattttcatgttctgactgtgggaaatgttttataaagaaatcaaatcttattatgcatcagaaaactcatacaggagagagaggattttcatgttctgaatgcgggaaatgttttactcggaaataa